A genome region from Geodermatophilus bullaregiensis includes the following:
- a CDS encoding AfsR/SARP family transcriptional regulator, which produces MTATSFRVLGPVEVWRDGRLLAPSSPRHRAVLAALLVDPGRTVPVDLLVDRVWSGQPPTAVSATLQSIVSRLRRELEPDVRNGRWTLLVTREPGYRLDVAPGDVDAVRFVQLLRSARDLAARGDVEAARTAVTEGLALWRGPAYADVSATFAVEEAERLEHLRLAARELAAELDLRRGRHAEIVDDVRELLRAEPLREGLRASLMLALYRSGRQAEALEVYDEGRRLLADGLGVDPGRPLQELHERILRQDAGLAAAPVQPAPPAPAAAPAAEVPATPAVRPLPVPLTAFVGRTRELAAVATALGGRRLVTLVGPGGSGKTRLALEAARRRPDGAPPAALVELAGVEDPDLVAAQVATVLGVSLTAGDPLGAVATALQDRPLLLVLDNCEHVVEAAAEVCAALLPRCPDLQVLATSREPLGLPGEAVLPCGPMPAGAPGSDAEQLFLDRARLVAPHLAEPSEEDLARVRDLVVALDGLPLAVELAAACLTTLPLAEVAGRVDDRFALLSGGWRTAVPHQRTLAATVQWSIDLLTPPELAVFRAVAVLPGSFGADAVEAVAGPEVGGGARELLRVLVSKSLVELDHGTGRHRVLETLRQYAEQGLPEAVARRLRDRLAGHVVDLTERLEPTLRRAEWTASARRLDAEQPALRAALTHTLATGQGELALRIGAALSWWWYRRGHVQEGRRWLASALDATPDAPPRVRSGALLGDALLAYLSGDVASIWARTNEIVSAAPDEHDGVLALALVLRGFVRALLGQADPDGETARDIAHGLELAQASGIEWVQAEIAMTLGQFARVAGDAEGALAHLARAEELALGLGHSWAHSSVLWIRAKVLTELGRADEALGDLWRMVDLTHREGDATGTLAGLLTAVGAATAGGRARTGAVLLGAVRSNARLVGYDPLRMDPVDGGRYVTAVEAALDPAALAAAVAKGSGLDLGAAVALVGQLAGESEPLPAGR; this is translated from the coding sequence ATGACCGCGACCTCGTTCCGCGTCCTCGGGCCCGTCGAGGTCTGGCGCGACGGCCGTCTCCTGGCTCCCTCGTCCCCGCGGCACCGCGCCGTCCTCGCCGCGCTGCTGGTCGACCCGGGGCGCACCGTCCCCGTCGACCTGCTCGTCGACCGCGTCTGGAGCGGCCAGCCGCCCACCGCGGTGTCCGCGACGCTGCAGTCGATCGTGTCGCGGCTGCGCCGCGAGCTCGAGCCGGACGTCAGGAACGGCCGGTGGACCCTCCTGGTCACCCGCGAGCCGGGCTACCGGCTCGACGTGGCGCCCGGGGACGTCGACGCCGTCCGCTTCGTGCAGCTGCTGCGCAGCGCCCGCGACCTGGCCGCGCGCGGCGACGTCGAGGCGGCGCGGACGGCGGTCACCGAGGGGCTGGCGCTGTGGCGCGGCCCGGCCTACGCCGACGTGTCGGCGACCTTCGCCGTCGAGGAGGCCGAGCGGCTCGAGCACCTGCGCCTGGCCGCCCGGGAGCTGGCCGCCGAGCTGGACCTGCGGCGCGGCCGGCACGCCGAGATCGTCGACGACGTCCGCGAGCTGCTGCGCGCCGAGCCGCTGCGGGAGGGGCTGCGCGCCTCGCTGATGCTGGCGCTGTACCGCTCCGGGCGGCAGGCCGAGGCGCTCGAGGTCTACGACGAGGGCCGCCGGCTGCTGGCCGACGGCCTCGGCGTCGACCCCGGCCGCCCCCTGCAGGAGCTGCACGAGCGGATCCTGCGCCAGGACGCGGGGCTGGCCGCCGCGCCCGTGCAGCCGGCCCCGCCCGCCCCGGCGGCCGCCCCGGCCGCCGAGGTCCCCGCCACCCCGGCGGTGCGCCCGCTGCCGGTGCCGCTGACCGCCTTCGTCGGCCGGACCCGGGAGCTGGCCGCCGTGGCCACCGCGCTGGGCGGCCGCCGGCTGGTGACGCTCGTCGGGCCCGGCGGCAGCGGAAAGACGCGGCTGGCGCTGGAGGCCGCCCGCCGCCGTCCCGACGGCGCCCCGCCCGCCGCCCTGGTCGAGCTGGCCGGGGTCGAGGACCCCGACCTGGTCGCCGCGCAGGTGGCCACCGTCCTCGGGGTCAGCCTCACCGCCGGGGACCCGCTCGGCGCCGTCGCCACCGCCCTGCAGGACCGCCCGCTGCTGCTCGTGCTCGACAACTGCGAGCACGTGGTGGAGGCGGCGGCCGAGGTGTGCGCGGCCCTGCTGCCCCGGTGTCCCGACCTGCAGGTGCTGGCCACCTCGCGCGAGCCGCTCGGGCTGCCCGGCGAGGCGGTGCTGCCCTGCGGGCCGATGCCGGCGGGCGCCCCGGGCAGCGACGCCGAGCAGCTGTTCCTCGACCGCGCCCGGCTGGTCGCCCCGCACCTGGCCGAGCCGTCGGAGGAGGACCTGGCGCGGGTCCGCGACCTGGTCGTGGCCCTCGACGGGCTGCCGCTGGCCGTGGAGCTGGCCGCGGCCTGCCTGACCACGCTGCCGCTGGCCGAGGTCGCCGGGCGCGTCGACGACCGCTTCGCGCTGCTGTCGGGCGGCTGGCGCACCGCGGTCCCGCACCAGCGGACGCTGGCCGCGACCGTCCAGTGGAGCATCGACCTGCTCACGCCGCCGGAGCTGGCCGTGTTCCGGGCCGTGGCGGTGCTGCCGGGCAGCTTCGGCGCCGACGCCGTCGAGGCGGTGGCCGGGCCGGAGGTCGGCGGCGGCGCGCGGGAGCTGCTGCGGGTGCTCGTGTCGAAGTCGCTGGTCGAGCTCGACCACGGGACCGGCCGCCACCGCGTGCTCGAGACGCTGCGGCAGTACGCCGAGCAGGGCCTCCCCGAGGCCGTCGCGCGGCGGCTGCGCGACCGGCTGGCCGGTCACGTCGTCGACCTCACCGAGCGGCTGGAGCCGACGCTGCGGCGCGCCGAGTGGACCGCCAGCGCCCGCCGGCTCGACGCCGAGCAGCCGGCACTGCGCGCGGCGCTCACCCACACGCTGGCCACCGGCCAGGGCGAGCTGGCGCTGCGGATCGGCGCCGCGCTCTCGTGGTGGTGGTACCGCCGCGGCCACGTCCAGGAGGGCCGCCGCTGGCTGGCCAGCGCGCTGGACGCCACCCCGGACGCACCGCCGCGGGTGCGCAGCGGCGCGCTGCTCGGGGACGCGCTGCTGGCCTACCTCTCCGGTGACGTGGCCTCGATCTGGGCGCGCACCAACGAGATCGTGTCCGCGGCTCCCGACGAGCACGACGGCGTCCTGGCGCTGGCGCTGGTGCTGCGCGGCTTCGTCCGGGCGCTGCTGGGCCAGGCCGACCCCGACGGGGAGACCGCCCGCGACATCGCCCACGGGCTGGAGCTCGCGCAGGCCTCGGGCATCGAGTGGGTGCAGGCCGAGATCGCGATGACGCTGGGCCAGTTCGCCCGGGTGGCCGGCGACGCCGAGGGGGCGCTGGCGCACCTGGCGCGGGCCGAGGAGCTCGCCCTGGGGCTGGGCCACTCGTGGGCGCACTCGTCGGTGCTGTGGATCCGCGCCAAGGTGCTCACCGAGCTCGGCCGCGCCGACGAGGCGCTGGGCGACCTGTGGCGGATGGTCGACCTGACCCACCGCGAGGGCGACGCCACCGGCACGCTGGCCGGGCTGCTCACCGCGGTCGGCGCCGCCACCGCGGGCGGCCGGGCCCGCACCGGCGCCGTCCTGCTGGGTGCGGTGCGGTCCAACGCCCGGCTCGTCGGCTACGACCCCCTCCGGATGGACCCGGTGGACGGCGGGCGCTACGTCACGGCCGTCGAGGCCGCCCTCGACCCGGCCGCGCTGGCCGCCGCCGTGGCCAAGGGGTCCGGACTGGACCTCGGCGCCGCGGTCGCGCTGGTCGGCCAGCTGGCCGGTGAGTCCGAGCCGCTCCCGGCGGGCCGGTGA
- the mug gene encoding G/U mismatch-specific DNA glycosylase, translating to MGTAGGATADGGGPGKPLPDVVAPDLDVLFCGINPSLLSAARGHHFARPGNRFWPALHLAGLTPRRLAPEEDRELLDHGLGVTNLVDRPTRTAAELRPDELRDGAVALAALVARHRPRVVAVLGITAWRLATGERARTGWGRQPDRLGGAQTWVLPNPSGLNAAYQLPDLARLYGGLRAPRS from the coding sequence ATGGGGACGGCAGGCGGTGCGACGGCGGACGGCGGGGGACCGGGCAAGCCGCTGCCCGACGTGGTCGCCCCGGACCTCGACGTCCTGTTCTGCGGCATCAACCCGTCGCTGCTCTCCGCCGCCCGCGGGCACCACTTCGCCCGCCCGGGCAACCGGTTCTGGCCGGCGCTGCACCTGGCCGGGCTCACCCCGCGCCGGCTGGCACCGGAGGAGGACCGCGAGCTGCTCGACCACGGCCTCGGGGTGACCAACCTCGTCGACCGGCCCACCCGGACCGCCGCCGAGCTGCGACCCGACGAGCTGCGCGACGGCGCGGTGGCGCTGGCCGCCCTGGTCGCGCGCCACCGCCCGCGGGTGGTCGCCGTCCTCGGCATCACCGCCTGGCGGCTGGCCACCGGCGAGCGGGCGCGGACCGGCTGGGGCCGGCAGCCCGACCGGCTGGGCGGCGCGCAGACGTGGGTGCTGCCCAACCCCAGTGGTCTGAACGCCGCCTACCAGCTGCCCGACCTCGCCCGGCTGTACGGCGGGTTGCGGGCGCCCCGCTCCTAA
- a CDS encoding FAD-binding oxidoreductase, with amino-acid sequence MPPPPLSATAVLPPDLEASLRGRLSPGAAVRGSVVSVADAADVVATVRLAGRHGVAVAGGGDGADAARGLVVDVDGLGELSVSEAGWARVGGGVRWRQLAAAAARHGLAPVPGTSGDERVADAVTGGGVGLLARTYGPASDRVRAVELVTGDGVLRRAAPDEEPELFWGVRGGGAALGLVTAVEVDLLAAGPRYAGDLSWPGDDAGQVLEEWRTWSAALPPQAGTSLVLVRLPTGEVAVSVRFGWTGDPGDGAAVLDGLRARLRPARDDVGVRGPADLGGGVGPVTGVESSLLLDRLGAAGAGPVLRAATGGCAPRTVELRLLGGAVGWVPERSSALCHRDARLAVRVVGGTGTEDRAATWACAEELAAALDPETGGREPAHGHGRWPDVLARTPTPPVRDRLTALATATDPHRILEGAGRGRPPVPGPGTGGRPVRGG; translated from the coding sequence ATGCCCCCTCCGCCGCTGTCCGCGACCGCCGTCCTGCCGCCCGACCTGGAGGCCTCGCTGCGGGGCCGGCTGTCCCCCGGGGCCGCCGTCCGGGGGTCGGTGGTGTCGGTCGCCGACGCCGCGGACGTCGTCGCCACGGTGCGGCTGGCCGGCCGGCACGGGGTGGCCGTGGCGGGAGGAGGGGACGGCGCGGACGCCGCCCGCGGACTGGTGGTGGACGTCGACGGCCTCGGCGAGCTGAGCGTGTCCGAGGCGGGCTGGGCGCGGGTCGGCGGCGGGGTGCGCTGGCGGCAGCTGGCCGCGGCGGCCGCGCGGCACGGGCTGGCGCCGGTCCCCGGCACGTCGGGTGACGAGCGGGTCGCCGACGCGGTCACCGGTGGCGGCGTGGGCCTGCTCGCGCGCACCTACGGGCCGGCGTCGGACCGGGTGCGCGCGGTGGAGCTCGTCACCGGCGACGGCGTCCTGCGGAGGGCCGCGCCGGACGAGGAGCCTGAGCTGTTCTGGGGCGTGCGCGGGGGCGGCGCGGCGCTGGGCCTGGTCACCGCCGTCGAGGTGGACCTGCTGGCCGCGGGGCCGCGCTACGCGGGGGACCTGTCCTGGCCCGGGGACGACGCGGGCCAGGTCCTGGAGGAGTGGCGCACCTGGTCGGCCGCGCTCCCGCCGCAGGCCGGGACGTCGCTGGTGCTGGTGCGCCTCCCCACGGGGGAGGTGGCCGTGTCGGTGCGCTTCGGCTGGACCGGCGACCCCGGCGACGGCGCCGCCGTGCTCGACGGGCTGCGCGCCCGGCTGCGGCCGGCGCGGGACGACGTCGGCGTCCGCGGCCCGGCCGACCTGGGTGGGGGAGTGGGGCCCGTGACCGGCGTGGAGTCCTCCCTGCTGCTCGACCGGCTCGGGGCCGCCGGCGCCGGGCCGGTGCTGCGGGCCGCCACCGGAGGCTGCGCGCCGCGGACGGTGGAGCTGCGGCTGCTCGGCGGCGCGGTCGGCTGGGTGCCCGAGCGCTCGAGCGCGCTGTGCCACCGTGACGCGCGGCTGGCCGTGCGGGTCGTCGGCGGGACCGGCACCGAGGACCGGGCGGCGACCTGGGCCTGCGCCGAGGAGCTGGCCGCGGCGCTCGACCCCGAGACCGGAGGGCGGGAGCCGGCCCACGGGCACGGCCGCTGGCCCGACGTGCTGGCGCGGACCCCCACGCCGCCCGTCCGCGACCGGCTGACGGCGCTGGCCACGGCCACCGACCCGCACCGGATCCTCGAGGGAGCCGGCCGCGGCCGCCCGCCCGTCCCGGGCCCCGGGACGGGCGGGCGGCCGGTGCGCGGCGGGTAG
- a CDS encoding globin domain-containing protein codes for MLSNRSRPVIEATLPVVADHVGEIAKRFYAHLFDAHPELFDGVFNRGNQAEGTQQVALAGSVAVFASALVQTPEQVPERLLSRIAHKHASLGITPALYDVVHEHLFWAIADVLGDAVTPEVAAAWDEVYWLMAYALINQERGLYSARGVRPETVWREWEVAERVEETDEVVTFRLKRTDDHLVKTSLPGQYVTVQVPMPDGVRQPRQYSLTRADDGEHRQFSVKRVRGGGKPDGEVSNHLCDHARVGDRLTVSLPFGDVVLDDSGRPVVFISAGIGVTPMAGMLSHLTAAGSRLPITLLHADVDEESFALRRQVLEDVRRLPGATVHTWYERGARSTLPVDGVHAGVMDLDDVVLPEGAVYYLCGPLPFMQAVRSTLLERGVPARDVQYEVFGPDLWQADSQTEPAPDAVHA; via the coding sequence ATGCTCTCGAACCGCTCCCGTCCCGTCATCGAGGCCACGCTGCCCGTGGTCGCCGACCACGTCGGGGAGATCGCGAAGCGCTTCTACGCGCACCTGTTCGACGCCCACCCCGAGCTGTTCGACGGGGTCTTCAACCGCGGCAACCAGGCCGAGGGCACCCAGCAGGTGGCGCTGGCCGGCTCGGTCGCCGTCTTCGCCAGCGCCCTGGTGCAGACGCCGGAGCAGGTCCCCGAGCGCCTGCTGTCTCGGATCGCGCACAAGCACGCCTCGCTGGGCATCACGCCGGCGCTGTACGACGTCGTCCACGAGCACCTGTTCTGGGCCATCGCCGACGTGCTCGGCGACGCGGTCACCCCCGAGGTGGCGGCCGCCTGGGACGAGGTCTACTGGCTGATGGCGTACGCGCTGATCAACCAGGAGCGCGGCCTCTACAGCGCCCGCGGGGTGCGCCCGGAGACCGTGTGGCGCGAGTGGGAGGTGGCCGAGCGGGTCGAGGAGACCGACGAGGTGGTCACCTTCCGCCTGAAGCGGACCGACGACCACCTGGTCAAGACCTCGCTGCCCGGCCAGTACGTGACCGTCCAGGTGCCGATGCCCGACGGGGTGCGGCAGCCGCGGCAGTACAGCCTCACCAGGGCCGACGACGGCGAGCACCGCCAGTTCTCGGTCAAGCGGGTCCGCGGCGGGGGCAAGCCCGACGGCGAGGTCTCCAACCACCTGTGCGACCACGCCCGGGTCGGCGACCGGCTGACCGTGTCGCTGCCCTTCGGCGACGTCGTCCTCGACGACTCCGGCCGCCCGGTGGTCTTCATCAGCGCCGGCATCGGCGTCACGCCGATGGCCGGGATGCTCTCCCACCTGACCGCGGCGGGCTCGCGCCTGCCCATCACGCTGCTGCACGCCGACGTGGACGAGGAGTCGTTCGCGTTGCGCCGGCAGGTGCTCGAGGACGTCCGGCGGCTGCCCGGCGCCACGGTGCACACCTGGTACGAGCGGGGCGCACGGAGCACCCTGCCGGTCGACGGCGTGCACGCCGGCGTCATGGACCTCGACGACGTCGTGCTGCCCGAGGGCGCCGTGTACTACCTGTGCGGCCCGCTGCCGTTCATGCAGGCCGTCCGCAGCACGCTGCTCGAGCGGGGGGTGCCGGCCCGGGACGTCCAGTACGAGGTCTTCGGTCCCGACCTGTGGCAGGCCGACTCCCAGACCGAGCCCGCGCCCGACGCCGTCCACGCCTGA
- a CDS encoding DivIVA domain-containing protein: MSTSTDTAAWSGGRRLTPADVRDVRFGRSSIFHPGYDDTEVDRFLDRVGQELDRLHAEKAELRDRVHALQARVDGEARPEAPSAQAVGILAAAQQTADQYVAEAEALSRVMTTEAREHYEEQVRQAREKVGAMIQAAQEAAARITGQGRGGLVAGEGAADPQTADLQEQVVYLQAFSQACRTQLRSYLEALLDDVEREWGAAHPDAVPAAPARLRGRPPQPVLPAAAPARREEPATVEAAAVLLSEDALRPDARPAPAEGAARPTR; this comes from the coding sequence ATGAGCACGAGCACCGACACCGCTGCGTGGAGCGGCGGCCGGCGGCTGACCCCCGCGGACGTCCGCGACGTGCGGTTCGGCCGGTCCTCGATCTTCCACCCCGGGTACGACGACACCGAGGTGGACCGGTTCCTCGACCGCGTGGGGCAGGAGCTGGACCGGCTGCACGCGGAGAAGGCAGAGCTGCGCGACCGGGTGCACGCCCTGCAGGCCCGGGTCGACGGCGAGGCGCGGCCGGAGGCGCCCTCGGCGCAGGCCGTGGGCATCCTCGCGGCGGCGCAGCAGACCGCCGACCAGTACGTGGCCGAGGCCGAGGCGCTCAGCCGGGTCATGACCACCGAGGCCCGCGAGCACTACGAGGAGCAGGTCCGGCAGGCCCGCGAGAAGGTGGGCGCGATGATCCAGGCGGCCCAGGAGGCCGCGGCGCGGATCACCGGTCAGGGCAGGGGCGGGCTGGTCGCCGGTGAGGGCGCCGCCGACCCGCAGACGGCGGACCTGCAGGAGCAGGTCGTCTACCTGCAGGCCTTCAGCCAGGCCTGCCGCACGCAGCTGCGCTCCTACCTCGAGGCCCTGCTCGACGACGTGGAGCGGGAGTGGGGTGCCGCGCACCCGGACGCGGTGCCGGCTGCGCCGGCCCGCCTCCGGGGCCGGCCCCCCCAGCCGGTCCTCCCGGCTGCCGCGCCGGCCCGCCGTGAGGAGCCCGCGACCGTGGAGGCGGCCGCGGTGCTGCTCAGCGAGGACGCGCTGCGCCCGGACGCCCGGCCCGCGCCCGCGGAGGGAGCCGCGCGTCCCACGCGCTGA
- the dhaK gene encoding dihydroxyacetone kinase subunit DhaK → MKKLLNDPADAVADALRGMAAAHPELRVDHETRVVLRRDAPVRGKVGLVSGGGSGHEPMHAGFVGAGMLDAACAGEVFTSPVPDQVVAATQGVDGGAGVLHVVKNYTGDVMNFEMAAELVAAESDTEVVAVVTDDDVAVQDSTYTAGRRGVGVTVLLEKLAGAAAEEGRPLAEVADVARRVNATGRSMGMALTSCTVPAAGRPTFDLPEDEMEIGIGIHGEPGRRRVPLAPAREVAEMLVEPILADLDLTGGDGVIAFVNGMGATPLLELYVVYAEVAAVLEKSGVGIARNLVGSYMTSLDMAGCSVTLLRADEELLRLWDAPVRTPALRWGG, encoded by the coding sequence GTGAAGAAGCTGCTCAACGACCCGGCCGACGCCGTCGCCGACGCACTCCGCGGCATGGCCGCCGCCCACCCCGAGCTGCGGGTCGACCACGAGACCCGGGTCGTCCTCCGCCGGGACGCCCCGGTGCGCGGCAAGGTCGGGCTGGTCTCCGGCGGCGGGTCGGGCCACGAGCCGATGCACGCCGGCTTCGTCGGCGCCGGCATGCTCGACGCGGCCTGCGCCGGCGAGGTGTTCACCTCGCCCGTGCCCGACCAGGTCGTGGCCGCGACCCAGGGCGTCGACGGCGGCGCCGGGGTGCTGCACGTCGTGAAGAACTACACCGGCGACGTCATGAACTTCGAGATGGCCGCCGAGCTGGTGGCCGCCGAGTCCGACACCGAGGTCGTCGCCGTCGTCACCGACGACGACGTCGCCGTCCAGGACAGCACCTACACCGCCGGACGGCGCGGGGTCGGCGTCACCGTGCTGCTCGAGAAGCTGGCCGGCGCGGCCGCCGAGGAGGGCCGGCCGCTGGCCGAGGTCGCCGACGTCGCCCGCCGGGTCAACGCCACCGGCCGCAGCATGGGCATGGCGCTGACCTCGTGCACCGTCCCGGCCGCGGGCCGGCCCACGTTCGACCTGCCCGAGGACGAGATGGAGATCGGCATCGGCATCCACGGCGAGCCCGGACGGCGCCGGGTGCCGCTGGCGCCGGCCCGGGAGGTCGCCGAGATGCTCGTCGAGCCGATCCTCGCCGACCTGGACCTCACCGGCGGCGACGGCGTCATCGCCTTCGTCAACGGCATGGGCGCCACCCCGCTGCTGGAGCTGTACGTGGTCTACGCCGAGGTGGCCGCCGTCCTGGAGAAGTCCGGCGTCGGCATCGCGCGCAACCTCGTCGGCTCGTACATGACCAGCCTGGACATGGCCGGCTGCTCGGTCACCCTGCTCCGGGCCGACGAGGAGCTGCTGCGGCTGTGGGACGCGCCGGTGCGCACCCCGGCGCTGCGCTGGGGCGGCTGA
- a CDS encoding serine hydrolase domain-containing protein encodes MSTGCTAGTSRDATPSTTPAADRVDVERSSARSDDLLERVLAADAPGCSAAVGVDGEVVWAGARGLADLTTGRPISTSTTFDVASVSKQFTATAVLLLEQDGVLSLDDPLSRWVPGLPAWAGTVTVDHLVHQTSGIPDYLADLAAAGVQVTDRTTQQDALAAIAAHPDLRHPAGERFEYSNSDYVLLAEVVAAAAGRPLPQFLADRVFGPLDLAMVLDPSGADPGNTGTSSARSHVRASPGAPWEPAGSRFGQVGDGSVQTTPSELVRWADVYRTGVLGGRSLLDAQVGDPAPVEGSTGYGAGVYVDRGGALSHPGSWAGFLSGFAVSADRHVAVAVSCNGDQAGTDDLDRIWPVLRGEWM; translated from the coding sequence GTGTCCACCGGCTGCACGGCCGGGACGTCGAGGGACGCGACGCCCTCGACGACTCCCGCCGCCGACCGGGTCGACGTCGAGCGCAGCAGCGCCCGCAGCGACGACCTGCTCGAGCGGGTGCTCGCCGCCGACGCGCCGGGCTGCTCGGCGGCGGTGGGCGTCGACGGGGAGGTGGTCTGGGCCGGCGCCCGCGGTCTCGCCGACCTGACGACCGGCCGGCCGATCTCCACGTCGACGACGTTCGACGTCGCCTCGGTGAGCAAGCAGTTCACCGCGACCGCGGTGCTGCTGCTGGAGCAGGACGGCGTCCTGTCGCTGGACGACCCGCTGTCGCGGTGGGTGCCGGGCCTGCCCGCCTGGGCCGGCACCGTGACGGTCGACCACCTGGTGCACCAGACGAGCGGCATCCCCGACTACCTGGCCGACCTCGCCGCGGCCGGGGTGCAGGTCACCGACCGGACCACCCAGCAGGACGCGCTGGCCGCGATCGCCGCGCACCCGGACCTGCGGCACCCGGCCGGCGAGCGGTTCGAGTACTCGAACTCCGACTACGTGCTGCTGGCCGAGGTGGTCGCCGCGGCCGCGGGCCGGCCCCTGCCGCAGTTCCTCGCCGACCGGGTGTTCGGGCCGCTGGACCTGGCGATGGTGCTCGACCCCTCCGGTGCCGACCCCGGGAACACCGGCACGTCGTCGGCGCGCAGCCACGTGCGCGCCTCCCCGGGTGCCCCGTGGGAGCCGGCGGGCTCACGGTTCGGGCAGGTCGGCGACGGGTCGGTGCAGACGACGCCGTCGGAGCTGGTGCGCTGGGCCGACGTGTACCGGACGGGGGTGCTCGGTGGCCGGTCGCTGCTCGACGCCCAGGTCGGGGACCCGGCACCGGTCGAGGGGAGCACCGGCTACGGCGCCGGGGTGTACGTCGACCGCGGCGGCGCGCTCTCCCACCCCGGGTCCTGGGCCGGCTTCCTCTCGGGGTTCGCCGTCTCCGCCGACCGCCACGTCGCCGTGGCCGTCTCCTGCAACGGCGACCAGGCCGGCACCGACGACCTCGACCGGATCTGGCCGGTCCTGCGCGGTGAGTGGATGTGA
- a CDS encoding globin domain-containing protein: protein MRGAFVDIPAMRANFAKAAAAGDEAPLWFYAHLFLTHPETRQLFPVSMAQQRDRLFAALGEVVARVDDLDALVPILRQLGQDHRKFGTVAEHYPAVGASLLATLEHFDDDWNDALAADWTAAYGLVAKVMVEAADEVADQPPWWDAEVVAHERRTVDTAVLRLRPKEPLSHRPGESISLETELRPRLWRYYSPANACRPDGELEIHARARPGGPVSTALVRQVHVGDVLHLGPPVDHLRFDPDSDRDLLLVAGGTGLAPLKAIVDHVARNGPPRRVDLFVGVRLEEDLYDRADLARLEQEHPWLTVTAAVSEDGDSSLAHGDVGEVVGRSGPWASREAYVAGPQAMVDDTVERLLGHGLPRDRIRTEVFAPSRPGPDVDGKVTT from the coding sequence TTGAGGGGGGCGTTCGTGGACATCCCGGCGATGCGGGCCAACTTCGCCAAGGCCGCGGCGGCCGGGGACGAGGCGCCGCTGTGGTTCTACGCGCACCTGTTCCTCACCCACCCCGAGACGCGCCAGCTGTTCCCGGTCTCCATGGCGCAACAGCGCGACCGGTTGTTCGCCGCGCTCGGCGAGGTGGTGGCCCGGGTCGACGACCTCGACGCCCTCGTGCCGATCCTCCGCCAGCTGGGTCAGGACCACCGCAAGTTCGGGACGGTGGCCGAGCACTACCCGGCGGTGGGGGCCAGCCTGCTGGCCACCCTGGAGCACTTCGACGACGACTGGAACGACGCGCTCGCCGCGGACTGGACGGCGGCCTACGGGCTGGTCGCGAAGGTGATGGTCGAGGCCGCCGACGAGGTGGCCGACCAGCCGCCCTGGTGGGACGCCGAGGTCGTCGCGCACGAGCGGCGCACCGTCGACACCGCCGTCCTGCGGCTGCGTCCGAAGGAGCCACTGTCCCACCGTCCCGGCGAGTCGATCTCGCTCGAGACGGAGCTGCGGCCGCGGCTGTGGCGCTACTACTCACCGGCCAACGCCTGCCGGCCCGACGGCGAGCTGGAGATCCACGCGCGGGCACGGCCCGGTGGTCCGGTCAGCACCGCGCTGGTGCGGCAGGTCCACGTCGGGGACGTGCTGCACCTCGGGCCCCCGGTCGACCACCTGCGCTTCGACCCCGACTCGGACCGCGACCTGCTGCTGGTGGCGGGCGGGACGGGGCTGGCGCCGCTCAAGGCGATCGTGGACCACGTCGCCCGCAACGGCCCGCCCCGGCGGGTGGACCTCTTCGTCGGCGTCCGCCTCGAGGAGGACCTCTACGACCGCGCGGACCTGGCGCGGCTCGAGCAGGAGCACCCGTGGCTGACGGTCACCGCCGCCGTCTCCGAGGACGGGGACTCCTCGCTGGCGCACGGGGACGTCGGCGAGGTGGTGGGGCGGTCGGGGCCGTGGGCGAGCCGGGAGGCCTACGTCGCCGGACCGCAGGCGATGGTGGACGACACCGTCGAGCGGCTCCTCGGGCACGGGCTGCCCCGTGACCGCATCCGCACCGAGGTGTTCGCCCCCAGCCGCCCGGGTCCCGATGTCGATGGAAAGGTCACCACATGA